In Phocoena phocoena chromosome 3, mPhoPho1.1, whole genome shotgun sequence, a single window of DNA contains:
- the NDUFB7 gene encoding NADH dehydrogenase [ubiquinone] 1 beta subcomplex subunit 7, translating into MGAHLARRYLGDASVEPDPLRMPTFPPDYGFPGRKEREMVATQQEMNDAQLVLQQRDYCAHYLIRFLKCKRDSFPNFLACKHEQHDWDYCEHLDYVKRMKEFERERRLLQRKQRREQREARGQGSGDVGPEVAL; encoded by the exons ATGGGGGCGCACCTAGCCCGGCGCTACCTAGGCGATGCATCGGTGGAGCCCGACCCCCTGCGGATGCCCACCTTCCCGCCAGACTACGGCTTCCCCGGGCGCAAAGAACGCG AGATGGTGGCCACTCAGCAGGAGATGAATGACGCACAGCTGGTGCTCCAGCAGCGGGACTACTGCGCCCACTACCTCATCCGGTTCCTCAAGTGCAAGCGCGACAGCTTCCCCAACTTCCTGGCCTGCAAGCACGAGCAGCACGACTGGGACTACTGCGAGCACCTCGA TTACGTGAAGCGCATGAAGGAGTTTGAGCGGGAGCGGCGGCTGCTCCAGCGGAAGCAGAGGCGGGAGCAGAGGGAGGCCAGAGGCCAGGGGTCCGGTGACGTCGGCCCCGAGGTGGCCCTGTAG
- the TECR gene encoding very-long-chain enoyl-CoA reductase, protein MKHSEVEILDAKTREKLCFLDKVEPQATIAEIKNLFTKSHPQWYPARQSLRLDPKGKSLKDEDVLQKLPVGTTATLYFRDLGAQISWVTVFLTEYAGPLFIYLLFYFRVPFIYGHKYDFTSSRHTVVHLACICHSFHYVKRLLETLFVHRFSHGTMPLRNIFKNCTYYWGFAAWMAYYINHPLYTPPTYGAQQVKLALAIFVICQLGNFSIHMALRDLRPAGSKTRKIPYPTKNPFTWLFLLVSCPNYTYEVGSWIGFAIMTQCLPVALFSLVGFTQMTIWAKGKHRSYLKEFRDYPPLRMPIIPFLL, encoded by the exons ATGAAGCACTCTGAG GTGGAGATTCTGGACGCAAAGACCCGGGAGaagctgtgcttcctggacaag GTGGAGCCCCAAGCCACCATTGCTGAGATCAAGAACCTTTTCACCAAGAGCC ATCCACAGTGGTACCCCGCCCGCCAGTCCCTCCGCCTGGACCCCA AGGGCAAGTCCCTGAAGGATGAGGATGTTCTGCAGAAGCTGCCCGTGGGCACCACGGCCACACTCTACTTCCGGGACCTGGGGGCCCAGATCAGCTGGGTAACG gtctTCCTGACAGAGTACGCCGGGCCCCTTTTCATCTATCTGCTCTTCTACTTTCGGGTGCCCTTCATCTATGGCCACAAATACGACTTCACGTCCAGTCGGCACACGGTGGTACA ccttgCCTGCATCTGCCACTCATTCCACTACGTCAAGCGCCTGCTGGAGACGCTCTTCGTGCACCGCTTCTCCCACGGCACCATGCCGTTGCGTAACATCTTCAAG AACTGCACCTACTACTGGGGCTTCGCCGCGTGGATGGCCTATTACATCAACCACCCTCTCTACACACCGCCAA CCTACGGAGCTCAGCAGGTTAAACTGGCGCTCGCCATCTTTGTG ATCTGCCAGCTCGGCAACTTCTCCATCCACATGGCCCTGCGGGACCTGCGGCCAGCTG GGTCTaagaccaggaagatcccataccCCACCAAGAACCCCTTCACATGGCTCTTCCTCCTGGTGTCTTGTCCCAATTACACCTACGAG GTGGGGTCCTGGATTGGCTTTGCCATCATGACACAGTGCCTCCCAG TGGCCCTCTTCTCCCTGGTGGGCTTCACCCAGATGACCATCTGGGCCAAGGGCAAGCACCGCAGCTACCTGAAGGAGTTCCGAGACTACCCGCCCCTGCGCATGCCCATCATCCCCTTCCTGCTCTGA